One Buchnera aphidicola (Anoecia corni) genomic region harbors:
- a CDS encoding adenylosuccinate synthase, with protein sequence MKNKRIVILGMQWGDEGKGKIVDLLTKFVNYVVRFQGGHNAGHSIVLNNKKTILHMIPSGILNKNVICIITNGVVLYPCNFIKEINILKKQGILIKNRLFLSESIPLLLEYHIAIDKAREKFCGSKSIGTTGRGIGPSYEDKIARRCLRIGDLKDVNYFQNHVKENLDFYNFQLINFYKEKKVEYSAVINELHKYREYLLSLVIDVHSTLHKIIKKKKNIIFEGAQGSLLDIDHGTYPYVTSSNSTIGSVFSGTGIGFSAINYILGIVKSYSTRVGNGPFPTEQFGTIADSICKIGNEFGSTTGRKRRIGWLDLVLVKYAVQLNSLNGICLTKLDVLDTLKLINVCIGYKHIKTGKKIYNIPCTINDWKNIVPIYKKFLGWNKSTFGITEWNLLPDAAKDYIKYIEKILKVPVVIISTGPAREDTVFINKNF encoded by the coding sequence ATGAAAAATAAAAGAATAGTTATATTAGGAATGCAGTGGGGGGATGAAGGCAAAGGTAAAATTGTTGATTTATTAACTAAATTTGTTAATTATGTAGTTCGATTTCAAGGAGGTCATAATGCTGGGCATTCAATCGTTTTAAATAATAAAAAAACTATATTGCATATGATTCCTTCTGGAATTTTAAATAAAAACGTAATATGTATTATTACTAACGGTGTGGTGCTATATCCATGTAATTTTATAAAAGAAATTAATATACTTAAAAAACAAGGAATTTTAATAAAAAATAGATTGTTCTTATCTGAATCGATCCCATTATTGTTAGAGTACCATATAGCTATCGATAAAGCTCGAGAAAAATTTTGCGGTTCAAAATCTATTGGTACAACAGGTAGAGGTATAGGTCCTTCCTATGAAGATAAGATAGCTAGGAGATGCTTAAGAATTGGAGATTTAAAGGATGTAAATTATTTTCAAAATCATGTAAAAGAAAATTTAGATTTTTACAACTTTCAATTAATCAATTTTTATAAAGAAAAGAAAGTAGAATATTCTGCAGTAATAAATGAGTTACACAAATATAGAGAGTATTTACTAAGTTTAGTTATAGACGTACATAGTACGTTGCATAAAATAATTAAAAAGAAAAAAAATATTATATTTGAGGGGGCTCAAGGTTCTTTGTTAGATATAGATCATGGAACATATCCATATGTGACGTCTTCTAATAGTACGATTGGTTCTGTTTTTTCGGGCACAGGAATAGGATTTTCTGCTATAAATTATATTTTAGGTATTGTAAAGTCATACTCTACTCGAGTAGGCAATGGACCTTTTCCAACAGAACAATTTGGAACTATAGCAGATAGTATATGTAAAATAGGAAATGAGTTCGGTTCTACTACTGGAAGAAAAAGAAGGATAGGTTGGTTAGATTTAGTTTTAGTTAAGTATGCAGTGCAGTTAAATTCGTTAAATGGAATATGTTTAACTAAACTAGATGTATTAGATACTTTAAAATTAATAAATGTTTGTATAGGTTATAAACATATAAAAACAGGTAAAAAAATATATAATATTCCATGTACTATAAATGATTGGAAAAATATAGTACCTATTTATAAAAAGTTTTTAGGATGGAATAAATCTACATTCGGAATAACTGAGTGGAATTTATTACCGGATGCTGCGAAGGATTATATTAAGTATATAGAAAAGATACTAAAAGTTCCTGTAGTAATAATTTCTACTGGTCCAGCAAGAGAAGATACAGTTTTTATAAATAAAAATTTTTAA
- the hslV gene encoding ATP-dependent protease subunit HslV, which produces MTTILSVRLNKKVVIGGDGQATLGHTIMKSNVKKVRSLYHEQVLAGFAGSTADAFTLFELFERKLEMYQGQLLRAAIELAKDWRTDKILRKLEALLAVANKSTSLIITGNGDVVQPENDLIAIGSGGSYAQASARALLENTKLEAISIVEKSLKIAANICIYTNHSFTIKELNSDK; this is translated from the coding sequence ATGACAACTATACTAAGTGTCCGATTAAATAAAAAAGTAGTTATTGGAGGAGATGGACAAGCTACTTTAGGACATACTATTATGAAAAGTAATGTTAAAAAAGTAAGATCTCTTTACCATGAACAAGTATTAGCTGGCTTTGCTGGAAGTACAGCAGATGCTTTTACTTTATTTGAATTGTTTGAAAGAAAATTAGAAATGTATCAAGGTCAACTGTTACGTGCAGCTATCGAATTAGCTAAAGATTGGAGAACTGATAAAATTCTGAGAAAATTAGAGGCATTATTAGCTGTAGCCAATAAAAGTACTTCTTTAATTATAACTGGAAATGGAGACGTAGTTCAACCAGAAAATGATTTAATTGCTATTGGCTCAGGAGGTTCATATGCTCAAGCTTCAGCTAGAGCTTTACTGGAAAACACTAAACTTGAAGCTATTAGTATAGTAGAAAAATCACTTAAAATTGCTGCAAATATATGTATATACACTAATCACTCATTTACTATTAAAGAATTAAACTCAGATAAATAA
- a CDS encoding SPFH domain-containing protein, protein MSDKKKSNKIQRDVWGYKKPKVNAVLKDNKSSKIKNKYNKENDVLNFNDSSCKNKKRKNFFTKLKKIFKYFAFIFLFFWMLTGLYLFHCSSQKTLNFFWRISNFIQPGFDWNKRFTGLLDLTECKNVKSKIISIKLPTNNDCKVQVKIEFCYKIFNPTQYFFLVKEEKIDMYLDEALLNCSKKIIEQCSTDDILSSKIIDIQEKIFNEMCKQKILNSIGVHGKEIKIHSIKLVKDYVKELNVL, encoded by the coding sequence ATGTCAGATAAAAAAAAATCTAATAAGATACAAAGGGATGTTTGGGGATATAAAAAACCGAAAGTTAATGCTGTTCTTAAAGATAACAAATCATCAAAAATTAAAAATAAATATAATAAAGAAAATGATGTATTAAATTTCAATGATTCAAGTTGCAAAAATAAGAAAAGAAAAAATTTTTTTACAAAGTTAAAAAAAATATTTAAATATTTTGCATTTATTTTTTTATTTTTTTGGATGTTAACTGGTTTATATTTATTCCATTGTTCGAGTCAGAAAACTCTAAATTTTTTTTGGAGAATTAGTAATTTTATACAACCAGGGTTTGATTGGAATAAAAGATTTACAGGTTTATTAGATTTAACTGAATGTAAAAATGTGAAAAGTAAAATTATTTCTATTAAACTTCCTACTAACAATGATTGTAAAGTACAAGTAAAAATAGAATTTTGTTATAAAATTTTTAATCCAACGCAATATTTTTTTTTAGTTAAAGAAGAAAAAATTGATATGTATTTAGATGAAGCTTTATTAAACTGTTCCAAAAAAATAATTGAACAATGTTCAACTGATGATATATTAAGTTCTAAAATAATTGATATTCAAGAAAAAATTTTTAATGAAATGTGCAAACAAAAAATATTAAATAGTATTGGAGTTCATGGAAAAGAAATTAAGATACATAGTATAAAATTAGTTAAAGACTATGTCAAAGAATTAAATGTACTATAG
- the rnr gene encoding ribonuclease R, giving the protein MVVSVYKKNRSIVFLKNLLLSWMKKNNKSIITIEQIEKVFKIVSLEEKKKLKNTLGEMGKRKELLLIRKSTYILINKKNILKGTVEGHRNGYGFFNNAYLKESCWLSKRQMKNCIHGDSISAYVFKMSDKKRYEAIVIKVNTVNSLFIIGKCFKRNDKFLVFPYDLRFNFQILIVDKNKNKFIKSGFIVIVKLIKRATKTKIATGIVYKLLGKTMNAVLAAQIALHNYFIPKKFSKDVQREVIKLDEDFPDDIVNNYVDLRSLPLVTIDDEEAFDFDDAICCRINPNGTWNVWIAISDVSYYVKPNSLLDKEAKNRSTSVYFPSYSVSMFPKKISDNLCSLIPKKDRLTLVCEIVLSVKGEILNYKHYQAIINSHARLTYTELYNIWQNKKLVCIKYNNLLKDLHCLYQLYLVLKSSPVLQNKISFKKQEYKIKLSSSLKIKDIYKKNIYNSHELIELCMVLANLVTAQFLIKNESFIPFRNHEPPDEKSVKNCQEMLYHLGFCLNKNISPCAMDYSAILKQLFTHSHYEIVQELLLRSMKSAVYNVNNKGHFALSLRCYTHFTSPIRRYPDLLVHRVLKDHILKRIDKTRYLSNKNVLFFKDKMKKIAHHCSFAERRAECAVRDSIEWLKCDFVKKKLGEEFEGTIFHVVEFGFFVRLSRFLIDGLVHVSTLSNDKYLYDHQKQKLVGKSSDLFFSLGDKVIVKIHTVSTESRKIEFLFLSKKKFSKASKFFINL; this is encoded by the coding sequence ATGGTAGTCAGTGTCTACAAAAAAAATAGGTCAATTGTATTTTTAAAAAATTTACTTCTTTCTTGGATGAAGAAGAATAATAAAAGTATTATTACTATAGAACAAATAGAAAAAGTATTTAAAATAGTTAGTTTAGAAGAAAAGAAAAAGTTAAAGAATACTTTAGGTGAAATGGGAAAAAGAAAAGAGTTATTATTAATTAGAAAATCAACATATATTTTGATAAATAAAAAAAACATACTTAAAGGAACAGTAGAAGGTCATCGCAATGGTTATGGTTTTTTTAATAATGCATATCTAAAAGAAAGTTGTTGGTTATCTAAAAGACAAATGAAAAATTGTATACATGGAGATTCAATTTCTGCATATGTTTTTAAAATGTCGGATAAAAAAAGATATGAAGCTATAGTTATTAAAGTAAATACCGTGAATTCATTATTTATAATTGGGAAATGTTTTAAACGTAATGATAAATTTTTAGTTTTTCCTTATGATTTGAGATTTAATTTTCAAATATTAATAGTTGATAAAAACAAAAATAAATTTATTAAATCAGGTTTTATAGTGATAGTAAAACTTATTAAAAGAGCTACAAAAACTAAGATTGCTACAGGAATAGTATATAAATTACTTGGAAAAACGATGAATGCAGTATTAGCAGCGCAAATAGCACTGCATAATTATTTTATTCCAAAAAAATTTTCTAAAGATGTTCAACGAGAAGTAATTAAATTAGATGAAGATTTTCCTGATGATATAGTTAATAATTATGTAGATTTAAGAAGTTTACCTTTAGTAACAATAGATGACGAAGAAGCTTTTGATTTTGACGATGCTATATGTTGTAGAATTAATCCAAACGGTACTTGGAATGTATGGATTGCTATTTCAGACGTCAGTTATTATGTAAAACCTAACTCATTATTAGACAAAGAAGCTAAAAATCGTAGTACATCTGTTTATTTTCCTTCTTATTCTGTTTCAATGTTTCCAAAAAAAATATCCGATAATTTGTGTTCGTTAATTCCTAAAAAAGATAGATTAACTTTAGTTTGTGAAATAGTGTTATCAGTAAAAGGAGAGATTTTAAATTACAAACATTATCAAGCAATTATAAATTCTCATGCTCGTCTTACTTATACAGAACTTTATAATATCTGGCAGAACAAAAAATTAGTATGTATTAAATACAATAATTTATTAAAAGATTTACACTGTTTATATCAATTATATTTAGTTTTAAAATCTTCTCCAGTATTACAAAATAAAATTTCTTTTAAAAAACAAGAGTATAAGATAAAACTGTCATCTTCTTTAAAAATAAAAGATATTTATAAAAAGAATATATATAATTCTCATGAATTAATTGAATTATGTATGGTTTTAGCTAATTTAGTAACAGCTCAATTTTTAATAAAAAACGAATCCTTTATACCGTTTAGAAATCATGAACCTCCTGACGAAAAAAGTGTTAAGAATTGTCAAGAAATGTTATATCATTTAGGTTTTTGTTTAAATAAAAATATTTCGCCTTGTGCTATGGATTATTCAGCTATATTAAAACAATTATTCACTCACTCTCATTATGAAATTGTTCAAGAATTATTATTGCGTTCTATGAAGTCAGCTGTTTATAATGTAAATAACAAAGGTCATTTTGCATTGTCCTTACGTTGTTATACACATTTTACTTCTCCGATAAGACGTTATCCAGACTTATTAGTACATAGGGTTTTAAAAGATCATATTTTAAAAAGAATAGATAAAACAAGATACCTTTCAAACAAAAATGTTTTATTTTTTAAAGATAAGATGAAGAAAATAGCTCATCATTGTTCTTTTGCTGAAAGAAGAGCTGAATGTGCGGTAAGAGACTCTATAGAATGGTTAAAATGTGATTTTGTAAAGAAAAAATTAGGAGAAGAATTTGAAGGAACAATTTTTCATGTTGTTGAGTTTGGATTTTTTGTAAGATTATCTAGGTTTTTAATTGATGGTTTAGTGCATGTATCTACTTTAAGCAATGATAAGTATTTATATGATCATCAGAAACAAAAGTTAGTTGGAAAATCTTCAGATTTGTTTTTTTCTTTAGGAGATAAAGTAATAGTTAAAATACATACTGTTTCTACTGAATCTAGAAAAATCGAATTCTTGTTTTTATCAAAAAAAAAATTTTCAAAAGCGTCCAAATTTTTTATAAATTTGTGA
- the rplI gene encoding 50S ribosomal protein L9, protein MRLILLEKMKNIGNAGQVVEVKSGYARNFLIPKGKAIFASKENIKKHELNKRELEKKSLEKILNAKDKINKLKSLGTVVVYSQAGSKGKLFGSVGPSEVVSAIKLLGMEVNKKELMFNSGNLHYIGVHTIVFQPHKKVKTDFLVEIIPC, encoded by the coding sequence ATGAGACTAATTCTTTTAGAAAAAATGAAAAATATAGGAAATGCAGGACAAGTTGTAGAAGTCAAATCAGGTTATGCTCGTAATTTTTTAATACCTAAAGGTAAAGCTATTTTTGCTAGCAAAGAAAATATTAAAAAACATGAGTTAAATAAACGAGAATTAGAAAAAAAATCACTTGAAAAAATTTTAAATGCTAAAGATAAGATAAATAAACTAAAATCATTAGGTACAGTTGTTGTTTATTCTCAAGCTGGAAGTAAAGGAAAGTTATTTGGTTCTGTGGGTCCTTCAGAAGTAGTCTCCGCAATAAAATTGTTAGGAATGGAAGTAAATAAAAAAGAATTAATGTTTAATAGTGGTAATTTACATTATATAGGTGTACACACTATAGTTTTTCAACCACATAAAAAAGTAAAAACAGATTTTTTAGTAGAAATTATCCCATGTTAA
- the dut gene encoding dUTP diphosphatase, which yields MKNKQNYIIQYKVLDPKIGTKFSIPKYATDGSSGLDLVACINKNMDLVPMKSILVSTGIAIYISDPSITGIIVPRSGLGHKKGIILGNTVGLIDSDYQGELMISVLNRTNKKILIFPGMRIAQIIFVPILKPIFEIVQTFKKNTHRNINGFGHTGIV from the coding sequence ATGAAAAATAAACAAAATTATATAATACAGTACAAAGTTTTAGATCCTAAAATAGGAACAAAATTTTCTATTCCAAAGTATGCCACTGATGGGTCTTCAGGTTTAGATTTGGTAGCATGCATTAATAAAAATATGGATTTGGTTCCAATGAAAAGTATTTTAGTTTCCACTGGAATAGCTATTTATATATCTGATCCAAGTATTACTGGAATTATTGTTCCTAGATCTGGATTAGGACATAAAAAAGGAATTATTCTAGGAAATACAGTAGGTTTAATAGATTCAGATTATCAAGGCGAACTTATGATTTCAGTTTTAAATAGAACTAATAAAAAAATTCTAATTTTTCCTGGAATGCGTATTGCTCAAATTATATTTGTTCCTATTTTAAAACCAATATTTGAAATAGTACAAACATTTAAAAAAAACACACATAGAAATATAAACGGATTTGGACACACTGGAATAGTATAA
- the miaA gene encoding tRNA (adenosine(37)-N6)-dimethylallyltransferase MiaA translates to MTFSKSFVIFIMGPTACGKTSFAINLKKILPIEIISVDSGLIYKGMNIGTAKPTSFELLKVPHKLINIKDPTETYSVADFFYDAQREVNSIQHRGNIPVFVGGTMLYYKVLLNGLKFSPKKSIKLRKSIISILKNKGTQYIYDFLKKRNSKLIKKIHPHDSYRLFRALELSVLCKSSSLTKTNADNNKRFLHNICQFALIPKNKHTLYNNIKLRLKIMLESGFEDEVKIILSKKNVHENLPSMRCVGYRQMYKYLTNKINYSQLVCEIMKATVFLAKRQMTWIRSWSSLYYLDSENKKLAINTLLTILNKQKYI, encoded by the coding sequence ATGACATTTAGTAAATCATTTGTGATATTTATTATGGGTCCAACAGCATGTGGAAAAACTTCGTTTGCTATAAATTTAAAAAAAATTCTTCCTATTGAAATTATTAGCGTAGACTCAGGATTAATTTACAAAGGTATGAACATAGGAACTGCTAAACCTACTAGTTTTGAATTATTAAAGGTACCTCATAAATTAATAAATATAAAGGATCCTACTGAAACGTATTCAGTTGCTGATTTTTTTTATGATGCACAAAGAGAAGTAAATAGTATACAGCATAGAGGGAATATTCCAGTTTTTGTTGGTGGGACAATGTTGTATTATAAAGTTTTATTAAATGGATTAAAATTTAGTCCGAAAAAGAGTATAAAGTTAAGAAAATCTATTATTAGTATTTTAAAAAATAAAGGAACACAATATATATATGATTTTTTAAAGAAGAGAAATTCGAAGTTAATTAAAAAAATTCATCCACATGATTCTTATAGATTATTTAGAGCGTTAGAATTAAGTGTTTTATGTAAAAGTAGTTCTTTAACGAAAACTAATGCAGACAATAATAAAAGATTTTTACATAATATATGTCAATTTGCATTAATACCAAAAAATAAGCATACTTTGTATAATAATATAAAACTTCGATTAAAAATTATGTTGGAATCAGGTTTTGAAGACGAAGTAAAAATTATCTTGTCTAAAAAAAATGTTCATGAAAATTTGCCGTCTATGCGTTGTGTTGGTTATAGACAGATGTATAAATATCTAACTAATAAAATAAATTACAGTCAATTAGTTTGTGAAATAATGAAAGCTACTGTTTTCTTAGCAAAGAGACAAATGACATGGATTCGTAGTTGGAGTTCTTTATATTATTTAGATTCTGAAAATAAAAAATTAGCTATTAACACATTATTAACCATCTTAAATAAACAGAAATATATTTAG
- the rpsR gene encoding 30S ribosomal protein S18, whose translation MVRYFRRRKFCRFTADKTLEIDYKDINMLKNYITESGKIVPSRITGTKARYQRRLAQSIKKARYLALLPYTDLHK comes from the coding sequence ATGGTAAGGTATTTTAGAAGAAGAAAATTTTGCAGATTTACTGCAGATAAAACTTTAGAAATAGATTATAAAGATATAAATATGCTAAAAAACTATATAACAGAAAGTGGAAAGATAGTTCCTAGTAGAATTACTGGAACTAAAGCAAGATATCAACGTAGGTTAGCTCAATCTATTAAAAAAGCTAGATATCTTGCTCTTTTACCATATACAGATTTACATAAATAA
- the orn gene encoding oligoribonuclease yields the protein MKSNNLVWIDLEMTGLNPNFHKIIEIAIIITDIHLNILSIGPCIAINQSKKNINLMNSWNRITHKKTGLLTRVQTSSYNEKKAEKEIILFLKKWIPRNSSPLCGNSINKDRQFLLKYMKRLELYFHYRSIDVSTIKELIKRWNPYLKLFKKKSIHNAKNDLLESIKELKFYKKNFFINFC from the coding sequence ATGAAATCTAATAATTTAGTATGGATAGACTTAGAAATGACAGGTTTAAATCCAAATTTTCACAAAATTATTGAAATAGCAATTATTATTACAGATATTCATTTAAATATTTTATCTATAGGACCATGTATTGCTATTAATCAATCAAAAAAAAATATAAATCTTATGAATTCATGGAATAGAATAACACATAAAAAAACAGGGCTGTTAACTAGAGTACAAACTAGTTCGTATAACGAAAAAAAAGCTGAAAAAGAAATCATTCTTTTCTTAAAAAAATGGATTCCACGAAATTCTTCTCCTCTATGTGGGAATAGCATAAATAAAGATAGACAATTTTTATTAAAATATATGAAAAGATTAGAATTGTACTTTCACTACAGATCTATAGACGTTAGTACTATAAAAGAATTAATTAAAAGATGGAATCCTTATTTAAAATTATTTAAAAAAAAATCTATTCATAACGCAAAAAACGATTTATTAGAATCAATAAAAGAATTAAAATTTTATAAAAAAAATTTCTTTATTAATTTTTGTTAA
- the pgi gene encoding glucose-6-phosphate isomerase, whose protein sequence is MNTINPNETNSWKELSNHFKFISKIHIKDFFLKDFSRFKKFSLIFKNKILVDFSKNNITKNTIQLLIQLAKEMGLETAIKDMFSGKKINYTENQPVLHIALRNMGHDPIVVDGRNVMIDVKNSLEQMKVFSNLIIQGKWTGYTNKKITDVVNIGIGGSHLGPNMVIESLKQYRNHLNVHFISNIDSYNILSILKKINFETTIFLISSKTFTTKETMTNATTIKNIFLKKTKIKKSLEKHFFALTTNVQYAQNFGISKNNIFRFWNWVGGRYSLWSSIGLSISLAVGYKNFISLLQGAYDMDVHFSKKKLEENIPVILALIGIWYNNFFNTETEAVLPYNYHMHKFVEYLQQTNMESNGKNINKQGKKVSWQTGPIVWGGVGTNSQHAFYQLLHQGTKLIPCDFIIPINKTNKFKKHSVQLLANFLAQTKALAFGKNSNDFEENINFNVNLTNNEKLFSTFKSFDGNKPSNSIILDILDPYNLGSLIALYEHKTFVQGVIFNIYSFDQWGVELGKKMANDIENSIYSTNESNLSFDSSTNGLINFCSKVLSNR, encoded by the coding sequence ATGAACACAATAAATCCAAATGAAACTAATTCTTGGAAAGAGCTTAGTAACCATTTTAAATTTATAAGTAAAATACATATAAAAGATTTTTTTTTAAAAGATTTTAGTAGATTTAAAAAATTTTCATTAATTTTTAAAAACAAAATATTAGTTGATTTTTCAAAAAATAATATTACAAAGAATACAATACAATTACTAATACAACTTGCTAAAGAAATGGGTTTAGAAACAGCTATAAAAGATATGTTTTCAGGTAAAAAAATAAATTATACAGAGAATCAACCTGTTTTACATATAGCATTACGCAATATGGGTCATGATCCAATTGTAGTAGATGGACGAAATGTAATGATAGATGTAAAAAATAGTTTAGAACAAATGAAAGTGTTTTCAAATTTAATAATACAAGGTAAATGGACTGGATATACTAATAAAAAAATTACTGATGTTGTGAATATTGGAATAGGAGGATCTCATTTAGGTCCAAATATGGTGATAGAATCTTTAAAGCAATATAGAAATCATTTGAATGTACATTTTATTTCTAATATTGATTCTTATAATATTTTGAGCATTTTAAAGAAAATAAATTTTGAAACAACTATTTTTTTAATTTCTTCAAAGACTTTTACTACGAAAGAAACAATGACAAATGCGACGACAATAAAAAATATTTTTCTAAAAAAAACAAAAATAAAAAAGAGTTTAGAAAAGCATTTTTTCGCATTAACTACAAATGTACAATATGCTCAAAATTTTGGAATTTCAAAAAACAATATATTCAGATTTTGGAATTGGGTTGGAGGGCGTTACTCACTATGGTCTTCTATTGGACTTTCTATTTCTTTAGCTGTTGGATATAAAAATTTTATTAGTCTTTTACAAGGAGCTTATGACATGGATGTGCATTTTTCTAAAAAAAAATTAGAAGAAAATATACCTGTTATATTGGCGTTAATTGGAATTTGGTACAATAATTTTTTCAATACAGAAACAGAAGCTGTTCTTCCATATAATTATCATATGCATAAGTTTGTAGAGTATTTACAACAAACGAATATGGAATCTAATGGAAAAAATATAAATAAACAAGGAAAAAAAGTATCTTGGCAAACGGGTCCTATAGTATGGGGAGGGGTAGGTACAAATAGCCAACATGCTTTTTATCAATTACTTCATCAAGGAACGAAATTAATTCCTTGTGATTTTATAATTCCTATTAATAAAACAAATAAATTTAAAAAGCATAGTGTTCAATTATTAGCAAATTTTTTAGCGCAGACAAAAGCATTAGCGTTTGGTAAAAATAGTAATGATTTTGAAGAAAATATCAATTTTAATGTAAATCTTACTAACAATGAAAAATTATTTTCAACTTTTAAAAGTTTTGATGGAAATAAACCTAGTAATTCTATTATATTAGATATATTAGATCCATATAATTTAGGTTCATTAATTGCGTTATATGAGCATAAAACATTTGTTCAGGGAGTAATATTTAATATTTATAGTTTTGATCAGTGGGGGGTTGAATTAGGCAAAAAAATGGCTAATGATATTGAAAATAGTATATATAGTACAAATGAATCTAATCTTTCTTTTGATAGTTCGACTAATGGATTAATAAATTTTTGTAGCAAGGTATTATCAAATCGTTAA
- the rpmE gene encoding 50S ribosomal protein L31, protein MKKNVHPKYYKIVASCSCNNKIEIFSTINVDISLDVCSKCHPFYTGKQRVVDKKGRIDRFNKRFSLFSEGIK, encoded by the coding sequence ATGAAGAAAAATGTGCATCCAAAATATTATAAAATAGTAGCTTCTTGTTCTTGTAATAATAAAATAGAAATATTTTCTACTATAAATGTAGATATTAGTTTAGATGTATGTTCTAAATGTCATCCATTTTACACTGGAAAACAAAGAGTAGTAGATAAAAAAGGTAGAATTGATAGATTTAATAAAAGATTTTCTTTGTTTTCAGAAGGTATAAAGTAG
- the rpsF gene encoding 30S ribosomal protein S6 has product MKYYEIVIMIHPDKSDKVKNFISNYDKFIVEKQGKIHRTEDWGRRQLAYPIKKLQKAHYILMNIELNSNYINDVRKKIQFDNFVIRHLIMCTIKNNVTPSIMMNVSKEQQDKKLSSVTNRSFAS; this is encoded by the coding sequence ATGAAATACTATGAGATAGTTATAATGATACATCCGGATAAAAGTGATAAAGTAAAAAACTTTATAAGTAATTACGATAAGTTTATTGTAGAAAAGCAAGGTAAAATTCATAGAACTGAAGATTGGGGTAGAAGACAATTAGCTTATCCTATAAAAAAATTGCAAAAAGCTCATTATATATTAATGAATATTGAATTAAATTCAAATTATATTAATGATGTTAGAAAAAAAATACAATTTGACAATTTTGTTATACGGCACTTAATTATGTGCACTATAAAAAATAACGTTACTCCTTCTATTATGATGAATGTTTCAAAAGAACAACAAGATAAAAAATTATCTTCAGTAACTAATAGATCGTTTGCATCATAA